The Prunus persica cultivar Lovell chromosome G8, Prunus_persica_NCBIv2, whole genome shotgun sequence genome includes a region encoding these proteins:
- the LOC18768216 gene encoding uncharacterized protein LOC18768216 gives MAASVDTPSPTHLNHKATSLFMASSSSSPLFSPSSDKRFWSSLRSRIDTLLDDPSSKIPTAQNPPNADPSLPVQMNVGGLKRAIATKEDSLLLMRGFDSIAHTLSQLSNTLETALQGANDLAKPPTLTEIFHGHLNKSESKEKEEDSEDQKNAEDPHVGLKRKFDNSHCSEDQGDDSKKENEQDPKDGKLKKAKNLAISMATKATSFARELKSIRSDLCFMQERCALLEEENRRLRDGLEKGLRPEEDDLVRLQLEALLAEKSRLANENANLVRENQCLNQLVEYHQLTSHDLSASYEQVIQGLCLDFSSPPRPIAEEANEEDGEDDGDNEVSQTPQTNLFGFSAPLDDDVCSREDQ, from the exons ATGGCAGCTTCGGTGGATACACCATCACCTACCCACCTGAACCACAAGGCTACAAGCTTAttcatggcttcttcttcttcttctcctctgtTCAGTCCCTCCTCAGATAAGCGCTTTTGGAGCTCTCTCCGCAGCCGGATCGACACTCTTCTCGACGATCCCAGCTCCAAAATCCCAACtgcccaaaacccaccaaatgctgATCCCTCTCTACCAGTTCAAATG AATGTTGGAGGATTGAAGCGTGCAATAGCAACGAAAGAAGACTCGTTGCTTTTGATGAGAGGCTTTGACTCCATAGCTCACACTTTGTCGCAGCTGTCCAACACTTTAGAGACTGCTCTTCAG GGAGCCAACGATCTAGCTAAGCCACCCACATTAACTGAGATATTCCATGGCCACCTCAACAAATCTGAGAGTaaagagaaggaggaggacTCAGAAGACCAGAAGAATGCAGAAGATCCCCATGTAGGACTGAAAAGGAAGTTTGACAACAGCCATTGCTCAGAGGATCAAGGAGACGactcaaaaaaggaaaatgagcaAGACCCCAAAGATGGGAAGCTGAAGAAAGCTAAAAAT CTTGCAATTTCTATGGCAACCAAAGCAACTTCGTTTGCCAGAGAACTGAAGTCGATAAGGTCAGATTTATGCTTTATGCAAGAGCGCTGTGCTCTGTTGGAGGAGGAGAACAGGAGGCTCCGAGATGGATTGGAAAAAGGGTTGAGGCCTGAGGAAGATGATCTG GTGAGGCTTCAATTGGAGGCACTGCTAGCTGAGAAATCAAGATTAGcaaatgaaaatgcaaatcTGGTTAGGGAAAACCAATGCCTCAATCAACTTGTGGAGTACCACCAGCTAACCTCCCATGACCTCTCTGCGTCATATGAACAAGTTATACAAGGGTTGTGCTTAGACTTCTCGTCTCCACCACGACCGATAGCAGAAGAGGCAAACGAAGAAGATGGTGAAGATGATGGTGATAATGAAGTTTCTCAAACACCCCAAACCAATCTTTTTGGATTCTCTGCAcctcttgatgatgatgtgtgtTCTCGCGAAGATCAGTAG
- the LOC18768599 gene encoding uncharacterized protein LOC18768599 isoform X1: MGRRPNASRKDGTVHTPKATQPLSETEEPQPEGPNPSSEQMDQQHENASPLLEKTNSMHMMQEKSTKSSRSKKRPKQLNSVVRRSLRIRNCDMPVQNQNIDPVIENISDSEMEEGQPLLEEQPTLGEKNMEEKIDYLIQLVETQNSKAKKRSPVFSKSPEIGCKSLYINSQMKIEALKNENHELSLKLEVALGKLEGYEKGTCAFSGVMDKMKDVILVSALSKATERVVNVSSQAIGDDALSPQEVQDRKSIAKRKK, encoded by the exons ATGGGTAGGAGACCAAATGCTTCAAGGAAGGACGGAACGGTTCATACG CCTAAAGCCACACAACCATTATCTGAAACTGAGGAACCACAGCCTGAGGGGCCAAATCCTTCTTCAGAGCAAATGGACCAGCAACATGAAAACGCAAGCCCTCTGCTGGAGAAAACTAACTCAATGCATATGATGCAAGAAAAATCCACTAAATCCTCTCGTTCAAAAAAGAGACCGAAGCAGCTCAATTCTGTTGTTAGGCGATCATTACGCATTCGAAACTGTGATATGCCTGTTCAAAACCAGAACATTGATCCCGTGATTGAAAACATTAGTGATAGTGAGATGGAAGAGGGGCAACCTCTTTTGGAGGAACAACCAACCTTGGGTGAGAAAAACatggaagaaaaaattgattatCTTATACAATTAGTGGAAACACAGAACTCAAAG GCAAAGAAGAGAAGCCCCGTCTTTTCTAAATCTCCAGAGATAGGATGCAAAAGCTTGTATATAAACTCCCAAATGAAg ATTGAGgctttgaaaaatgaaaaccatgAGCTTTCTTTGAAGTTGGAAGTAGCTCTTGGCAAACTTGAAGGG TATGAGAAAGGGACTTGTGCATTTTCTGGAGTGATGGATAAAATGAAGGATGTGATTTTGGTCTCAGCTTTATCAAAAGCTACTGAAAGAGTTGTAAATGTCTCATCTCAAGCAATAGGTGATGATGCTCTTTCTCCCCAGGAAGTTCAAGATCGCAAGTCTATAGCTAAGAGAAAGAAATAG
- the LOC18768599 gene encoding uncharacterized protein LOC18768599 isoform X2: MGRRPNASRKDGTVHTPKATQPLSETEEPQPEGPNPSSEQMDQQHENASPLLEKTNSMHMMQEKSTKSSRSKKRPKQLNSVVRRSLRIRNCDMPVQNQNIDPVIENISDSEMEEGQPLLEEQPTLGEKNMEEKIDYLIQLVETQNSKIEALKNENHELSLKLEVALGKLEGYEKGTCAFSGVMDKMKDVILVSALSKATERVVNVSSQAIGDDALSPQEVQDRKSIAKRKK, from the exons ATGGGTAGGAGACCAAATGCTTCAAGGAAGGACGGAACGGTTCATACG CCTAAAGCCACACAACCATTATCTGAAACTGAGGAACCACAGCCTGAGGGGCCAAATCCTTCTTCAGAGCAAATGGACCAGCAACATGAAAACGCAAGCCCTCTGCTGGAGAAAACTAACTCAATGCATATGATGCAAGAAAAATCCACTAAATCCTCTCGTTCAAAAAAGAGACCGAAGCAGCTCAATTCTGTTGTTAGGCGATCATTACGCATTCGAAACTGTGATATGCCTGTTCAAAACCAGAACATTGATCCCGTGATTGAAAACATTAGTGATAGTGAGATGGAAGAGGGGCAACCTCTTTTGGAGGAACAACCAACCTTGGGTGAGAAAAACatggaagaaaaaattgattatCTTATACAATTAGTGGAAACACAGAACTCAAAG ATTGAGgctttgaaaaatgaaaaccatgAGCTTTCTTTGAAGTTGGAAGTAGCTCTTGGCAAACTTGAAGGG TATGAGAAAGGGACTTGTGCATTTTCTGGAGTGATGGATAAAATGAAGGATGTGATTTTGGTCTCAGCTTTATCAAAAGCTACTGAAAGAGTTGTAAATGTCTCATCTCAAGCAATAGGTGATGATGCTCTTTCTCCCCAGGAAGTTCAAGATCGCAAGTCTATAGCTAAGAGAAAGAAATAG